Proteins encoded together in one Salvelinus fontinalis isolate EN_2023a chromosome 6, ASM2944872v1, whole genome shotgun sequence window:
- the LOC129857804 gene encoding protein cornichon homolog 4-like isoform X2, whose protein sequence is MEAAVFILSLVDCCALIFLAVYFVITLSDLECDYINARACCSKLNRWVVPELVGQALATVLMLVSLHWFVFLLNLPVAAWNMYRVWKVPMGNMGVFDPTEIHNRGQLKSHMKESMIKLGFHLLCFFIYLYSMILALINN, encoded by the exons ATGGAGGCGGCTGTGTTCATTCTATCGCTGGTCGACTGCTGTGCTCTGATTTTTCTGGCGGTGTACTTC GTAATTACCCTCTCCGATCTAGAATGTGACTACATCAATGCTCGAGCCTGCTGTTCGAAGTTAAACAGA TGGGTTGTACCAGAGCTGGTAGGCCAGGCCCTGGCAACAGTGCTGATGCTTGTCTCCCTGCACTGGTTTGTCTTCCTACTCAACCTGCCTGTGGCCGCCTGGAACATGTACAG GGTTTGGAAGGTGCCCATGGGAAACATGGGGGTGTTTGACCCCACTGAGATCCACAACCGGGGACAACTAAAGTCTCACATGAAAGAGTCCATGATCAAACTCGGCTTCCACCTGCTCTGCTTCTTCATCTACCTGTACAG catgatcctgGCACTGATCAACAATTGA
- the LOC129857804 gene encoding protein cornichon homolog 4-like isoform X1 has protein sequence MEAAVFILSLVDCCALIFLAVYFVITLSDLECDYINARACCSKLNRRGVTLINCTWVVPELVGQALATVLMLVSLHWFVFLLNLPVAAWNMYRVWKVPMGNMGVFDPTEIHNRGQLKSHMKESMIKLGFHLLCFFIYLYSMILALINN, from the exons ATGGAGGCGGCTGTGTTCATTCTATCGCTGGTCGACTGCTGTGCTCTGATTTTTCTGGCGGTGTACTTC GTAATTACCCTCTCCGATCTAGAATGTGACTACATCAATGCTCGAGCCTGCTGTTCGAAGTTAAACAGA CGGGGTGTAACTTTGATAAACTGTACA TGGGTTGTACCAGAGCTGGTAGGCCAGGCCCTGGCAACAGTGCTGATGCTTGTCTCCCTGCACTGGTTTGTCTTCCTACTCAACCTGCCTGTGGCCGCCTGGAACATGTACAG GGTTTGGAAGGTGCCCATGGGAAACATGGGGGTGTTTGACCCCACTGAGATCCACAACCGGGGACAACTAAAGTCTCACATGAAAGAGTCCATGATCAAACTCGGCTTCCACCTGCTCTGCTTCTTCATCTACCTGTACAG catgatcctgGCACTGATCAACAATTGA
- the LOC129857804 gene encoding protein cornichon homolog 4-like isoform X3 produces the protein MLVSLHWFVFLLNLPVAAWNMYRVWKVPMGNMGVFDPTEIHNRGQLKSHMKESMIKLGFHLLCFFIYLYSMILALINN, from the exons ATGCTTGTCTCCCTGCACTGGTTTGTCTTCCTACTCAACCTGCCTGTGGCCGCCTGGAACATGTACAG GGTTTGGAAGGTGCCCATGGGAAACATGGGGGTGTTTGACCCCACTGAGATCCACAACCGGGGACAACTAAAGTCTCACATGAAAGAGTCCATGATCAAACTCGGCTTCCACCTGCTCTGCTTCTTCATCTACCTGTACAG catgatcctgGCACTGATCAACAATTGA